One Brassica napus cultivar Da-Ae chromosome C2, Da-Ae, whole genome shotgun sequence DNA window includes the following coding sequences:
- the LOC106417643 gene encoding subtilisin-like protease SBT4.8 produces MRASSFCLVPCVVVFLLGLVSAVTDDRQDKQVYVVYMGSLPSRPDYTPMSNHLSILQEVTGESSMEGRLVRSYKRSFNGFAARLTESEREQVAEMEGVVSVFRSKKLQIQTTASWDFMGLKEGKNTKRNLAVESDTIVGVIDTGVWPESESFSGKGFGPPPKKWKGVCSGGKNFTCNNKLIGARDYTGEGTRDSEGHGSHTASTAAGNAVTGTSFFGIGNGTARGGVPAARIAAYKVCTTTGCTTESILSAFDDAIADGVDVISISIGDDNAIPYEKDPIAIGAFHAMAKGILTVNSAGNSGPNPNSVVSVAPWILTVAASTTNREFLTKVVLQNGRTLSGRSVNAFDLKGKNYPLVEGTLGSQAKGKVLVSRYPTISETAVATINVDYKNYASISPRPLSALSQDDFASLLSYVNSTKSPRGTVLKTEAVFNQKSPKVASFSSRGPNTLAVDLLKPDITAPGVEILAAYSPLGSPSLGDQRQVKYSVLSGTSMSCPHVAGVAAYIKTFHPDWSPSLIQSAIMTTAWSMNASETGVASTEFAYGAGHVDPIAALNPGLGYELNKADHIAFLCGLNYTSKTLKLITGEAVTCTGNTLPRNLNYPSMSAKLSGSRSPFTVTFNRTVTNLGTPNSTYNSKIVLNHGSKLSVKISPNVLSMKSVNEKLAFTVTVTGSGLDPKLPSSANLVWSDGTHNVRSPIVIYTSG; encoded by the exons ATGCGAGCATCTTCCTTTTGTCTGGTGCCATGTGTAGTTGTCTTCTTACTCGGTTTAGTCTCAGCAGTCACAGATGATCGTCAAGATAAACAG GTGTACGTTGTTTACATGGGTTCACTTCCGTCTCGACCGGATTACACACCAATGTCGAATCACTTAAGTATTCTTCAAGAAGTCACTGGAGAAAG TTCGATGGAAGGTCGTTTGGTGAGAAGTTATAAGAGGAGTTTTAATGGGTTCGCTGCCCGACTCACCGAGTCAGAACGAGAACAAGTAGCCG AAATGGAGGGAGTTGTGTCGGTGTTCCGGAGCAAGAAGTTACAAATCCAAACGACTGCGTCTTGGGACTTCATGGGGTTAAAGGAAGGAAAGAATACAAAGCGAAACTTGGCGGTAGAGAGTGATACTATTGTCGGAGTCATCGACACTGGTGTTTGGCCAGAATCTGAGAGCTTCTCGGGCAAAGGATTTGGTCCGCCTCCGAAGAAATGGAAAGGTGTTTGTTCAGGCGGCAAAAACTTCACTTGCAACAA CAAGTTGATCGGAGCAAGAGACTACACAGGCGAAGGCACCAGGGACAGCGAAGGCCATGGTTCACACACAGCGTCTACAGCTGCTGGAAACGCAGTTACGGGCACAAGCTTCTTCGGAATAGGTAATGGAACGGCGAGAGGCGGCGTTCCAGCTGCTAGAATCGCTGCTTACAAAGTTTGCACCACTACAGGGTGTACCACAGAATCTATACTGTCTGCATTCGATGACGCAATAGCAGATGGTGTCGATGTCATTAGCATATCCATTGGGGATGACAATGCCATCCCGTACGAAAAGGACCCCATTGCAATCGGGGCTTTTCACGCTATGGCCAAAGGGATCCTTACTGTGAATTCAGCCGGAAACAGCGGTCCCAATCCAAACTCGGTCGTGAGCGTAGCGCCATGGATTTTAACCGTCGCAGCCAGCACAACCAACCGTGAGTTTCTCACCAAAGTTGTTCTCCAAAACGGCAGGACACTTTCC GGGAGGTCAGTGAATGCTTTTGATCTCAAGGGAAAGAATTATCCTCTTGTGGAGGGAACTCTTGGATCTCAGGCCAAGGGAAAAGTATTGGTGAGCAGATATCCAACTATTTCGGAAACAGCTGTTGCAACCATAAATGTAGACTACAAAAACTACGCCTCCATTAGCCCTCGTCCTCTATCTGCTCTATCACAAGATGACTTTGCTTCTCTCCTCTCTTACGTTAACTCTACAAA GTCCCCACGAGGCACTGTTCTAAAAACTGAGGCAGTCTTTAATCAGAAATCTCCTAAAGTTGCTTCCTTCTCTTCTCGTGGTCCAAACACCCTTGCTGTTGATCTTCTAAAG CCGGATATAACTGCACCAGGAGTTGAGATTCTCGCTGCGTATTCACCTTTGGGTTCACCATCTTTAGGAGACCAGAGACAAGTGAAGTACTCTGTACTCTCTGGAACTTCAATGTCTTGTCCACATGTTGCTGGCGTGGCTGCGTACATCAAGACTTTTCATCCTGACTGGTCTCCATCCTTGATCCAATCTGCCATCATGACAACCG CATGGTCGATGAATGCTTCTGAAACTGGGGTTGCATCAACCGAGTTCGCTTATGGAGCTGGCCATGTCGACCCAATAGCAGCTCTAAATCCTGGGCTTGGCTATGAACTGAACAAAGCAGACCACATCGCCTTTCTCTGCGGCTTGAACTACACTTCCAAAACCCTTAAACTCATTACCGGTGAAGCTGTCACTTGCACTGGAAATACCTTACCAAGAAACCTCAACTATCCTTCAATGTCGGCTAAACTTTCTGGATCACGTAGCCCCTTCACCGTGACTTTCAACAGAACCGTTACCAACCTTGGCACCCCCAACTCTACATACAATTCAAAGATTGTCTTAAATCACGGGTCTAAGCTCAGTGTCAAGATTTCACCTAATGTCCTGTCTATGAAGTCGGTGAATGAAAAACTGGCTTTCACAGTGACTGTTACAGGCAGTGGTCTCGACCCAAAACTGCCTTCGTCTGCTAATCTAGTCTGGTCTGATGGCACACACAACGTGAGAAGCCCCATTGTTATTTATACTAGTGGCTGA